The Candidatus Acidiferrales bacterium nucleotide sequence TCGATTTTCGCTTTTCGATTGTCCTCTTCATCGCGCGGCTACGATTTCAGCTTGTCGGCCTGCGACATTCCTTTCCACCGATACTGCCGCTCCTGCGGCAGCCCCAGGTGCGCCAGGACGCGGAACACATACTGGCTCACCAGATCGTCAATCTTCTTCGGCCGATGGTAAAACGAAGGGATGATGGGAAAGATCATGGCGCCGGCCTGCTGGCAGCGCAGCATGTTCTCGAGGTGGATTCGGGAAAAGGGAGTATCGCGGATCGCCAGGACAAGCGGCCGGCGCTCCTTGAGCGTCACGTCGGCGGCCCGCTGGATCAAGGTCTCGGCAGCGCCGTGGGCGATCGCGCCGAGCGTCCCCATGCTGCACGGCATGATCACCATCCCGTGCACCGGATAGCTTCCCGAAGCAATCGACGCGCCCACATCCTGATTATCGAGCAACTCGATTTTCCTGCCCTTGCCGCCGACGATCAGCGAGGGCAGCTTCTTGCGTTCGTTCGCGGCAATGTCCAATTCATGCTTGAGGAGCATGATGCCGCCGTTCGAGACCACCAGATGGACCCTCCTGACGCGGCGATCCGCATCGAGGACAGTCAGGATCTTCTGGGCAAAAACGGCGCCGCTTGCGCCCGTGACCGCCACGGTGATGGTACGTTGATCGGTCTGTTGGCGGGGTGTCATGGCGAGATTTTGCGCTCGAGGCAAAGCGCCATGTTAAGGCGACGCCGAAGGCAAGTCAACGAAACCAGAGACGTGGAATAGCCTACGCACATCGTATCCCCCACATGTAGGGGCAAGCTTCAGCTTGCCCTCCCTTGCCTGGGGCGGTCTAAAGACCGGCCCCTACATCTTCGTGTAGAATCTCGGTGATTCCAGAGAGCTAAAGAAACCGGAGAATTGTTGAAAGAACAGGAAATCAAGAAGCTACTCGAGAAAGTGAAGCGCGGCAAGGTGGGTCTGGCGGCGGCGCTCGACCGTCTGCGCCATCTTCCGTTCGAAGATATCGGCTTTGCCAAAATTGATCACCACCGCGCCCTGCGCACGGGCTTCCCCGAAGTGATCTTTGCCCGCGGCAAGACACCCGAGCAAATCGCCGGGATCGTCCGCAAGATGCTGCGCCAGCGGCACAATATCCTGATTACCCGCGCCAACCGCGCGATTTTTGACCGCGTGGTTGCGGCCTGCCGCAGATCGGGTGGATTACGACGCTCTCCGCCTCGGTTCTATCCTCTCTCCGGCGTAATCGCCATTCGGCTAGAAACTACGCTCCATGGCAAGGGAAAAATTGTTGTCGTGTCCGCCGGCACGTCGGACATTCCGGTTGCCGAAGAAGCTTTGCTCACGGCGGAAATGATGGGCAATCGTGTGGAAGCGATCTACGACGTGGGCGTGGCCGGCCTGCATCGCCTGCTCGAACACCGCAAGAAATTGGCCGAGGCCCGGGTGATTGTCTGCGTGGCCGGCATGGAAGGGGCGCTGCCGAGCGTGGTGGCGGGATTAGTCTCGGTGCCGGTGATCGCCGTGCCGACCAGCGTCGGCTACGGCTCCAGCTTCGAAGGATTGGCCGCCCTGCTTGCCATGCTGAACAGTTGCGCCTCAAACGTGTCGGTCGTCAACATTGACAATGGCTTCGGCGGCGGCTTTGTCGCCAGTGTGATTAACCGATTGTGAGCCGGCTGAG carries:
- the larB gene encoding nickel pincer cofactor biosynthesis protein LarB, which codes for MKEQEIKKLLEKVKRGKVGLAAALDRLRHLPFEDIGFAKIDHHRALRTGFPEVIFARGKTPEQIAGIVRKMLRQRHNILITRANRAIFDRVVAACRRSGGLRRSPPRFYPLSGVIAIRLETTLHGKGKIVVVSAGTSDIPVAEEALLTAEMMGNRVEAIYDVGVAGLHRLLEHRKKLAEARVIVCVAGMEGALPSVVAGLVSVPVIAVPTSVGYGSSFEGLAALLAMLNSCASNVSVVNIDNGFGGGFVASVINRL
- a CDS encoding UbiX family flavin prenyltransferase, whose protein sequence is MTPRQQTDQRTITVAVTGASGAVFAQKILTVLDADRRVRRVHLVVSNGGIMLLKHELDIAANERKKLPSLIVGGKGRKIELLDNQDVGASIASGSYPVHGMVIMPCSMGTLGAIAHGAAETLIQRAADVTLKERRPLVLAIRDTPFSRIHLENMLRCQQAGAMIFPIIPSFYHRPKKIDDLVSQYVFRVLAHLGLPQERQYRWKGMSQADKLKS